DNA from Gramella sp. MAR_2010_147:
CGGAGTCGGTTTTATTGTTCTTTTTGGAGTAGCTGTTTTAAACGGACTCGTTTTAATTAGCGGTTTAAATGAATTGAAAGCCGATGGTGTGAACGATCTCGGGGAAAGAATACGCCTGGGAACCAAAAGAAGAATAAGACCCATTATGCTCACTGCACTTACGGATGTTCTCGGATTTTTACCAATGGCGGTTTCAGCTTCGGCAGGTGCAGAAGTGCAACGACCTCTGGCTACAGTGGTTATTGGAGGATTGATCACTTCAACACTTCTAACCCTTATTATTTTACCTATCCTTTATAAATGGATCGAAGAAAATTCAGGAAAGATGAAAATTAAAAAACCGGTTTTAGCTGGAGCGATGATCTTATCCTGCTTATTGATCCCTAATAAATTCAATGCTCAGGAAACTTCATTAGAGATAAGTAGAAAGGATGCCGTGAGCAAAGCCATAGAAGATTATCCATTACTTCAGAAAAAAAGACTGGAAATAGAACGTCAAAAAGCTAATAAGATCAGTGCCTGGGACCTGGGGAATACTCAGATATTTACCGGTGGTGAAGAACTGAACGATGATGTTGGGATTTACACAAAAATCGGCTTTCAGCAACAGGGAATCGATATTTTTGGGATTGCACCAAAATCAAAACTTCAGAAAGAAAAAGTGCGGCTTACAGAATCGGCTTTTGACCTTTCAAAGCTTGAAGTTACCAAACAGGTTCAAATTACATGGACCACTGCTTATTACGCCAAACGTAAATATTTGCTTCTAAAGAGACTGGATTCGGTTTACCAGAAATTTCAAAAAGCAGTTGATCTAAGATATGAGGTTGAAGCAATTTCGAATCTGGAACGGTTAACCGCTACCAATAAAGCCAAAGAGATAAGTTTGGAGACGAATCAGGCTTTAAATGAATACCAGGCTGCATTGACGAATCTCCGACTCTGGTTTGCCGATGATACGAAATATACAATTCCGAATACCTCTAATTTCGAGAAAGAAGAATTGATGATTGAAGATAAAAATGACTTTAGGAATCATCCAGTTTTGAATATTTCTCAACAAAAGATAAAGGTTACAAAAGCGGAAAAAACAAAAGCGGCTGCTGAATTTTTGCCAGATCTAAATTTACAATATGGCATACAAGAGGTAAACAACAATTCAGGATTCAGAAGCTTCCAGGCAGGAATTTCTATTCCGTTACTTTCAGGAGAAAGCTATGCAGCGGTAAAAACTTCAAAACTTGATAGACAAATAGCCGAAACCGAACTGGAATATCACAAAAAAAGGATAGAAAGTGAATATGCCATCGCCATTCAGAATTATAAGAAGTGGCAGGAAACCTGGAGCTATTACCAGAATGAGGGGCTTGAATTGGTTAAAGAACAGATCAGCGGTTCCCTGCTGGCTTTTAATGAAGGTGCCATCTCGTATGTTTCCCTGATACAGAATCTTGATAGCGCTTTGCAAACCGAATTAAAGGCTCTCGAAGCCCTTAAAAATTACGGGATTGCCCTTGCCGAATTAGAATATTTCCAAAGCAACAAATAAGAAAAAAATGAAAATAAGATCATTAATATTAATCGCACTCCCTTTTTGGATCTTCATTGCATGCGGAGAGAAGAAAGAAGCTGAAAACACTGAAAATTCCTCGAAAAAAAAGGAAAACACTTCAGCATCAACTCCTACGGAAGTTATGATTAGCCAGGAGCAATATGAGGCTTTAGATATCAAGAAAGGCAGTCTCCAAGGAAGGGTAATGAGCGGATATGTAGAGGTAAATGGCGAACTTGAAGTACCACCGCAGAGCGAAGCAAGCGTTACTACTGTTTTTGGTGCTAACATTACCAAAATTCTGGTGATAGAAGGAGAAAATGTAAAAAAAGGACAGGTTCTTGCTTATATTTCACATCCTGATATTTTTGAAATTCAAAGTGAATTTCTGAATTCCTTCAACGATATGGAACTGAAAGAAAAGGAATTTGAAAGACAGGAAAAACTTTACGAGGCAGGTGTAGGTTCAGGAGAATTATTTCAAAGATCTGAAGCCAGTCTTAAGAGTGCTCAAGGGAGGTATAACGGACTAAGATCGCAGGTAGAAATACTGAATCTAAACCCCTCTTCTATTTTAAGCGGAAATATTCAGAAAAACGTTCCCCTAGTAAGTCCTATAGAAGGGGCTGTTCAAAAAGTAAATATCAAAACAGGACAATTCGTAGAGGCCCAAACCAATTTATTTGAGATTGTTAACACCCATCATGTTCATGTAGATCTTATGGTATTTGAAAAAGATGTTT
Protein-coding regions in this window:
- a CDS encoding efflux RND transporter periplasmic adaptor subunit, encoding MKIRSLILIALPFWIFIACGEKKEAENTENSSKKKENTSASTPTEVMISQEQYEALDIKKGSLQGRVMSGYVEVNGELEVPPQSEASVTTVFGANITKILVIEGENVKKGQVLAYISHPDIFEIQSEFLNSFNDMELKEKEFERQEKLYEAGVGSGELFQRSEASLKSAQGRYNGLRSQVEILNLNPSSILSGNIQKNVPLVSPIEGAVQKVNIKTGQFVEAQTNLFEIVNTHHVHVDLMVFEKDVSKVKQGQTVKFTVESLPGTELTAEILSISKTFENDPKALHAHAEIKDKPENLIPGMYVRGRILIQNEETTALPEDAIVRDNGKHFIFTVEKEGNDWSFKPVEVRIGAEDSGWIQVDLLNQVAEQAEISYNNAYYLMAEMQKGEGGHSH